Proteins co-encoded in one Neodiprion lecontei isolate iyNeoLeco1 chromosome 3, iyNeoLeco1.1, whole genome shotgun sequence genomic window:
- the LOC107227132 gene encoding transmembrane protein 62: protein MLKMRIAKSTVIFLVFVLMLSVFMANVTNLINVDSHATNSTPLYEGLDDAEPQWLPPKKYDISDSPDNLVWFLQISDIHVSIFQDPSRITELKEFCDITVSAIRPAVVLASGDLTDAKAKDKMGSGQIQGEWEHYRKVLEESDVLKKTEWLDVRGNHDNFNVLSLASKENYYLNYSVQGREHPRSYMHQTAVGSEKYTFIAIDACLEPGPRRPFNFVGIFTNTEADSIGKYVQQARAQGGDYIIWFGHYPTSCILAQCSGGIRSILGRYREGLVYLCGHFHTLAGTVPNMYTLQQAGFLELELADWKDNRAYRLAAIDHGQFSFIDIKHRDWPVALITNPKHALYVMPQKENLQSIFESTHIRVLAFSITDLKSVEVQIDNGRWLECRQVKGPLYSVKWNPKEYKSGLHHIQVRVVDNDGREKLTSQPFSLDGTRLSFRILPRMLLMSNISHFFQVLFGTMLILLVVPLSVLRFLHKLCESGKLQRPRIRIKVFQRWIRKLWILSTIDRLFYPLVLYALYLTVGPWSIGEIIENHTGMIFAWGTWVGSSYLPGSFTYAYGFFQLLSFQLPLTLILAHRADQRVYLMEKPSRKPPTILNLLQRHTLLVLLVTMQASMVYFFWLAYGTMAIILGPMRTWSVLLAIVLWYQINVMPEKCFRSAAMVWSSKRPVINNTENEANSEESSSHKQ from the exons ATGTTGAAAATGAGGATAGCAAAGTCTACTGTGATCTTTTTGGTCTTCGTACTGATGCTGTCAGTGTTTATGGCCAATGTAACCAATCTCATTAACGTTGACTCGCATGCCACTAACAGTACACCACTCTACGAAGGATTGGATGACGCTGAACCCCAATGGCTCCCTCCAAAGAAATATGACATTTCTGACTCGCCTGACAACCTTGTGTGGTTTTTACAG ataTCGGATATTCATGTTAGCATCTTTCAAGATCCATCTAGAATTACagaattgaaagaattttgtGACATCACGGTTAGCGCGATCAGGCCTGCGGTTGTTCTTGCCTCTG GTGACTTGACTGATGCAAAGGCAAAGGATAAAATGGGGTCAGGGCAGATTCAAGGAGAATGGGAGCATTATAGGAAAGTTCTAGAAGAATCggatgttttaaaaaaaactgagtGGCTCGACGTCAGAGGAAATCATG ACAACTTCAATGTGCTCAGCTTGGCTTCCAAAGAGAATTATTACCTAAACTATTCAGTTCAGGGCCGTGAGCACCCACGATCATATATGCACCAAACTGCAGTCGGATCAGAGAAATATACTTTCATTGCGATTGACGCTTGCTTAGAACCTGGGCCACGTAGACCATTCAATTTTGTCGGAATTTTCACTAATACCGAAGCGGATAGTATTGGAAAATATGTGCAGCAGGCAAGGGCACAAGGTGGAGATTACATTATATGGTTTGGACACTATCCAACGTCGTGCATATTAGCACAATGCAGCGGAGGGATTCGAAGTATTTTGG GGAGATATAGAGAAGGACTTGTCTACCTTTGTGGACACTTTCATACACTGGCTGGCACTGTGCCTAACATGTACACATTACAGCAGGCAGGATTTCTGGAATTGGAACTTGCGGACTGGAAGGATAACAGAGC gtATCGACTAGCAGCAATAGATCATggtcaattttcatttattgacATAAAACATCGTGACTGGCCTGTGGCATTGATCACCAATCCGAAACATGCACTATACGTGATGCCGCAAAAAGAGAATTTACAGTCTATTTTTGAATCTACGCACATCAG AGTATTGGCATTCTCCATCACAGATCTGAAATCTGTTGAAGTTCAGATTGACAATGGGAGATGGTTGGAATGCCGACAAGTTAAAGGGCCACTTTACAGTGTCAAATGGAATCCAAAAGAATACAAAAGTGGGCTCCATCACATACAG GTTCGAGTTGTGGATAATGATGGACGAGAGAAACTCACAAGTCAGCCATTTTCTTTGGATGGAACCAGATTGTCATTCCGAATCTTACCCAGAATGCTTCTCATGTCTAATATAAGTCACTTT TTTCAAGTTTTGTTTGGCACAATGCTGATTCTGCTGGTGGTTCCATTAAGTGTTCTTCGATTTCTCCACAAGCTCTGTGAAA GTGGAAAGCTGCAGCGTCCTAGAATACGCATAAAAGTATTTCAGCGGTGGATTCGCAAATTATGGATTCTGTCCACCATTGACCGTCTTTTCTACCCATTAGTACTATATGCATTGTATCTAACAGTGG GTCCATGGAGTATCGGAGAAATCATCGAGAATCATACTGGGATGATATTCGCATGGGGCACATGGGTTGGATCGTCTTACCTTCCTGGATCTTTCACCTATGCTTATggtttctttcaattattatctTTTCAATTACCTCTCACACTAATCCTAGCTCACCGTGCTGACCAAAg GGTATATCTAATGGAGAAACCGTCAAGAAAACCTCCTACAATATTAAATCTGTTACAGAGGCATACATTGCTTGTGTTATTAGTTACTATGCAGGCAAGTATGGTGTATTTTTTCTGGCTTGCTTATGGAACCATGGCTATCATCCTTGGTCCCATGCGTACTTGGAGTGTACTTTTAGCCATAGTTTTATGGTACCAAATTAACGTGATGCCTGAAAAATGCTTCAG GAGCGCCGCAATGGTATGGTCATCCAAAAGACCCGTAATAAACAACACGGAAAATGAGGCTAATTCGGAGGAGTCTAGCAGTCATAAACAATGA
- the LOC107227156 gene encoding chitin deacetylase 1 produces the protein MKLPGSVLVCTALLVTVCAEKSVKFSDEPFICPEGQGNGNFADPATCKRFYQCVDSFPYLNRCPSGLHFDDISKFCTFKNEARCGPIPVTPAPITETPIDIALKCDTANCELPYCFCSRDGTIIPGGIQREETPQMIVMTFDGAVNHNNFDHYQKIFAKDRVNPNNCPIKGTFFISHEYCNYNMVQGLAHDGHEIGVETISLQKGLEDKGYEEWVGEMIGMREILKYFSNVTSSEMVGMRAPYLKPGRNTQYKVIEDFGFIYDSSIGISPSKIPIWPYTLDYKIPHECKAGTCPTKTFPGVWELPLNAHYVESYEGGHCPYLDQCVLHNHDADDVLEWLQEDFSRYYDQNRAPYMMPFHTNWFQIKELEQGLHKFVDWALSLPDVYFVTGTQVLNWMTDPTPLKNLNTFDAWGCKKRDNVPEPMCNNANKCALDFKPAEANFTTTRYLETCRECPNKYPWLGDAEGTGLFNDNYNPERK, from the exons ATGAAGCTACCAGGATCGGTGCTCGTATGCACCGCATTACTGGTTACAG TTTGCGCTGAAAAAAGCGTCAAGTTCAGCGATGAACCGTTTATCTGCCCGGAAGGTCAAGGAAACGGTAATTTCGCCGATCCGGCGACCTGCAAAAGATTTTATCAG TGCGTAGATTCGTTTCCGTACCTGAACAGATGTCCCTCCGGGCTGCACTTTGACGATATCAGCAAATTCTGCACGTTCAAAAATGAAGCAAGATGCGGTCCAATTCCTGTTA CTCCTGCACCGATAACGGAAACGCCTATAGACATAGCGTTAAAATGCGACACCGCGAATTGTGAATTACCGTATTGTTTCTGCTCCCGCGATGGAACGATAATACCTGGAGGTATACAGCGTGAAGAg ACACCCCAAATGATTGTAATGACTTTCGATGGTGCAGTAAACCACAATAACTTTGATCACTATCAAAAGATATTTGCGAAGGACAGAGTGAATCCTAATAACTGCCCGATAAAGGGGACGTTCTTCATCTCACACGAATATTGCAATTACAACATGGTCCAAGGCCTGGCGCATGACGGTCACGAAATTGGTGTTGAAACCATATC TCTTCAGAAAGGTTTGGAGGACAAAGGGTACGAAGAATGGGTCGGTGAGATGATTGGTATGCGagagattttgaaatatttcagtaaCGTTACATCCAGCGAAATGGTTGGCATGCGTGCACCATATCTAAAGCCTGGTCGTAACACGCAGTACAAAGTCATCGAAGACTTTGGGTTCATATACGATAGCAGCATTGGTATTTCACCATCAAAAATACCAATCTGGCCGTATACTCTCGACTACAAAATTCCTCATGAATGTAAAGCTGGAACATGTCCCACTAAAACTTTCCCAG GTGTTTGGGAATTGCCTCTCAATGCTCACTACGTAGAAAGCTACGAAGGTGGGCACTGTCCGTACTTGGATCAATGCGTCTTACACAACCACGATGCCGATGATGTTCTCGAGTGGCTCCAAGAGGATTTCAGTCGTTACTATGACCAAAATCGGGCGCCTTACATGATGCCGTTCCACACGAATTGGTTCCAAATCAAAGAATTGGAACAAGGTCTTCACAAGTTTGTCGACTGGGCACTCTCATT GCCTGACGTATACTTTGTGACAGGCACACAAGTCTTAAATTGGATGACTGATCCTACgccattgaaaaatttgaatacatttGACGCATGGGGATGTAAGAAGCGGGACAATGTTCCAGAGCCAATGTGCAATAATGCTAATAAGTGTGCACTTGATTTCAAGCCTGCGGAAGCCAATTTTACCACAActag GTATCTAGAAACATGTAGGGAATGCCCGAATAAGTATCCGTGGTTGGGAGATGCTGAGGGCACTGGATTATTCAATGACAACTACAATCCGGAAAGAAAATAG
- the LOC107227124 gene encoding NADH dehydrogenase [ubiquinone] 1 subunit C2: MGEMTEKEPNIQWALDLLTPHPERERFVLYDYWPPVTCALAGFASALVVNYFGKRPLMSGIQSHIVLTVLGAGIGQWGHLKRESILSERDAVFRDYIRRHPEDFPEPERKKWGDQFLEWVPVR; the protein is encoded by the exons ATGGGCGAAATGACAGAGAAAGAACCCAACATACAGTGGGCTTTAGACCTATTGACACCCCATCCAGAGCGTGAACGTTTTGTTTTATACGATTATTGGCCTCCTGTAACGTGTGCTCTGGCAGGTTTCGCCTCGGCTCTAGTCGTAAATTACTTTGGAAAAAGACCTTTAATGTCAG gAATTCAATCACACATAGTGCTTACCGTACTGGGAGCTGGTATAGGTCAATGGGGTCATCTCAAAAGAGAAAGCATACTTTCAGAGAGGGACGCCGTTTTTCGTGATTACATTCGGCGCCATCCTGAAGATTTTCCAGAGCCAG AACGTAAAAAGTGGGGTGACCAATTTCTGGAGTGGGTTCCAGTGCGCTAG
- the LOC107227112 gene encoding uncharacterized protein LOC107227112, which yields MTKGKAGSKNEIEKENLAEPAQANTSALSPEESDIQKSIEITINSIENLSTVNMVGGEGIEVLIKVQHNDNMLGESPLLKLDQIEEDSVINIDYNTLFTIVINKESSTQTAVSTPILITALTNCNSSNNATMNTIDASGDASSKDKAKRSSALKLKNSKGNHESVILGICNFDLIPLFLGEESLTEKLILEVPSLNASEAIISWSSLPRLTVSARLLDKNIFPPEMNINFLTITVESIYNLPSSFTEDMDYKASTVVYASSEVPDDITFDSGVRMSVPDTEKVKCWESLAHLEGHAKFAKYKLNSDVTRNELKNDLDLKLSETVARVQWNSMRRSLLLHSGSEEMLSAIKRAMWTFLTSSILATGVHKSVFVKYIPKESIKEKDLKRRKSSTKDSSLPMTAGVSTETEYVPSFPVMSENASNSVQFLSNIYSIDKMVHSCILPPIPCTSDLAEEQYSNCIRKLVDTLCEAYQDFIQNHMIPSASQQRSHKISSSVEIFGSNEGSNSGKKFGDDINVGSGDQKDCKYSYIKDDIACFVQYLHDTGSYLTVRSTLKSKIIMLLDQKFKIEMYMLGKKECQNFVATTYIYLVEQMHRTLNIVVEGQNARDLLNGNPIANASFFAEESCAFESTDDARTEYLNIIEKDKKNPDSWVEYAVYLLRIKDIDRATECCREAIVLDKKHKIALLLYGVILCHKEQYCDAEVFLQTVTKIYPRFPEGWAILHLFYLRTEYFLGADVTIQVALKCMKDKDLDSISTHFLNRDPLVWTALNYPKNRIYLVTAVLLLKMFCLDFAGIALSQELLEMGRTRYFLYFMATQHYMEDRYDDAICHLQELVSLHGMEYSVASLMGHCHLKVGNFDQAMYCYEFANCSFDRPEDLHLAQLRLGYLYLDTDKYEAARKLFLVVCKNSPTCRSWLGVGIASYYLNDMKNAEKSLTEANNLSMHNAEVWGYLCLVNMSLQRYDEFLQCYRQVLKNNLSNVRVWTMIKDLMDSLDYVTPMLTIDSKESFMHESPEFEGGQDCHEPDDN from the exons ATGACTAAG GGCAAAGCTGGTAGTAAAAATGAgatagaaaaagagaatttaGCTGAACCCGCCCAGGCAAATACATCCGCTTTATCTCCGGAAGAATCAGATATCCAAAAGTCAATCGAGATAACTATCAAcagtattgaaaatttgtctacagTTAATATG GTGGGAGGAGAGGGTATCGAGGTACTGATAAAAGTTCAGCACAATGATAATATGTTGGGAGAAAGTCCTTTGCTAAAATTAGACCAGATTGAAGAGGACTCTGTGATCAACATCGATTATAATACTCTGTTTacaattgtaataaataaagagaGCAGCACGCAAACCGCAGTATCGACGCCAATTTTAA TAACCGCTTTGACAAATTGCAACAGTAGCAATAATGCGACAATGAATACCATCGATGCATCTGGGGATGCCAGCAGTAAGGACAAGGCAAAGCGGAGTTCTGCCTTGAAACTGAAAAACTCGAAGGGAAATCATGAATCAGTTATTTTAGGAATCTGCAATTTTGATCTTATACCACTGTTCTTAG GAGAAGAAAGCCTGACAGAAAAACTGATATTGGAAGTGCCATCGCTCAATGCTAGTGAAGCAATTATTTCTTGGAGTAGCTTACCACGTTTAACTGTCTCGGCACGGTTACTGgataaaaacattttcccTCCTGAAATGAACATCAATTTTCTGACAATCACCGTCGAAAGCATTTATAACTTGCCATCTTCTTTCACTGAAGATATGGACTACAAAGCAAGCACAGTCGTCTATGCCTCAAGTGAA GTGCCAGATGATATTACATTTGACAGTGGTGTAAGGATGAGTGTTCCTGATACTGAAAAAGTTAAGTGTTGGGAATCATTAGCCCATTTGGAAGGACATGCTAAGTTCGCAAAATACAAACTGAATAGTGATGTTACAAGAAATGAACTTAAAAACGACCTTGACCTCAAG TTATCAGAAACAGTAGCAAGAGTACAGTGGAATTCTATGCGACGTTCGTTGCTTTTGCATTCAGGATCTGAAGAGATGTTGAGCGCAATCAAAAG AGCTATGTGGACGTTTCTGACCTCCTCTATCCTGGCA ACGGGAGTTCATAAATCTGTATTTGTAAAATACATACCAAAAGAGTCGATCAAAGAAAAGGATTTGAAGAGGAGAAAATCTTCTACAAAAGATAGTTCACTTCCAATG ACTGCAGGAGTATCAACAGAGACTGAATACGTACCAAGTTTTCCTGTAATGTCAGAAAACG CAAGTAATTCAGTACAATTCTTAAGCAATATTTACAGCATAGACAAGATGGTACACAGTTGTATCTTACCACCAATACCATGTACAAGTGATCTGGCTGAAGAACAGTACTCAAACTGTATCAGAAAATTAGTAGACACACTTTGCGAAGCATACCAG gattttattcaaaaccaTATGATACCTAGTGCATCTCAGCAGAGATCCCATAAGATTTCATCATCTGTAGAAATATTTGGTTCAAATGAAGGATCTAACAGCGGGAAAAAATTTGGTGACGATATTAATGTTGGATCAGGTGATCAGAAGGACTGTAAATACAGCTACATTAAG GATGACATTGCTTGCTTTGTACAATATCTACATGACACAGGATCATATTTGACCGTACGTAGTACactgaaaagtaaaataataatgctactggatcaaaaattcaaaatagaaATGTATATGCTCGGTAAAAAAGAGTGTCAG aACTTTGTCGCTACAACTTATATATACCTGGTCGAACAAATGCATCGCACCTTGAATATAGTTGTCGAGGGCCAGAACGCCAGAGACTTGTTAAATGGTAATCCTATTGCAAACGCAAGTTTCTTTGCAGAAGAATCATGTGCATTTGAGTCCACAGACGATGCACGTACAGAGTATCTAAAT ATAATagaaaaggataaaaaaaatcctgatAGTTGGGTCGAGTATGCCGTATACTTACTTCGCATTAAAGATATAGACCGTGCCACAGAATGTTGTCGCGAGGCCATTGTATTAGACAAAAAGCATAAAATCGC ATTACTTTTATATGGCGTAATTCTTTGTCATAAAGAACAGTACTGTGATGCAGaggtttttcttcaaactgtgacaaaaatttatcctCGGTTTCCCGAAGGATGGGCTATTCTTCATCTCTTTTATCTTCGAACGGAATACTTCCtag gtGCTGATGTCACTATTCAAGTTGCACTAAAGTGCATGAAAGACAAGGATTTGGATAGCATTTCCACCCATTTTTTGAATCGCGATCCATTGGTTTGGACAGCATTAAATTATCCAAAGAATAGAATTTATCTTGTAACAGCAGTTTTACTGCTGAAAATGTTTTGCTTggat TTTGCAGGCATAGCGCTTTCACAAGAATTGTTAGAAATGGGCAGAACAAGAtattttctgtattttatGGCTACACAACATTATATGGAAGATAGATATGACGATGCAATATGCCATTTACAAGAACTAGTAAGCTTACATGGAATG GAATACTCAGTGGCAAGCTTAATGGGACATTGTCACTTGAAAGTGGGCAACTTTGACCAAGCAATGTACTGTTACGAATTTGCCAATTGTTCATTTGATCGTCCTGAAGACCTACATCTTGCACAGCTAAG ATTGGGATACCTATATCTTGACACTGATAAATACGAAGCTGcaagaaaacttttccttgTTGTTTGTAAGAATTCACCGACATGTCGGTCATGGCTTGGTGTAGGAATTGCCTCTTATTAC TTGAACGATAtgaaaaatgctgaaaaatcACTGACAGAAGCTAATAATTTGAGCATGCATAATGCTGAAGTGTGGGGCTATCTATGCTTAGTGAACATGTCATTACAGCGTTACGACGAATTTCTCCAATGCTATAGACAAGTTTTGaag AACAATCTGTCGAATGTACGGGTATGGACAATGATAAAGGACCTAATGGACAGTCTCGATTATGTAACTCCTATGTTAACCATTGATTCCAAGGAAAGTTTTATGCACGAATCACCAGAATTTGAAGGTGGCCAGGATTGCCACGAGCCTGACGATAACTGA
- the LOC107227133 gene encoding dentin sialophosphoprotein codes for MASTALEEKINKIRQRNEEIRRRHEEVEADKQNAAKLNALVKMVPPTDWPERKEPPEFSNPPAPRSNGNYKPKSFAREHRVQQQQYHAAGGDGKKTHVFAEGDGPPPDPSYNFLADAEREERARDDLRDDRFRGRGGSQRGTSKRRGGDPQGHSKDYRGSASGTKDATRPEYEAWRAERNRIDEARISRQRTAEGNWRREWDNNKVNVAENETGAPKSVRLNIGETVRKDHKEFDKWQSNGNDHDSPRGRGGKQHVSRGAPRGSPINRVYQHSNSFEQYHGHTSPSANKSASLSPNGIDERTVVATDKSIKVIVNHETTTSKSPVMSVKVSSSSIAGTGRVGPRQKPRILYSSQSENEASSHEHDKFFNHKSPDDKTSHVYFNRDNDEQQRSVPKSPHPHRKTDGNSKSPYLPRKEFKYDAQQQRPGENESKSPYTQRKQVKDSPKSPHFEKKADFSNRDSNIRQKNKSSGASTHSQKRTFDKTKHDSQKYTTPKKFEEPYTPKPQRTHKRNDKSKSLHHGNCREGQEPNTNESNTQSDNLNNDKSERSTNNQIVNNSENYNETNNVNDICEKQSSEDTALVNAVNETENGDKFASKPIINSENASPSTGVIGIEKSDTDKICSIDTCDITDKSEPMIILNYENTSSEELCNKNAEKESEIDSMIPNSDEDKTGEHCDIVEQIETSNELPKVLDESQKKPDIQTITEINIVDSTLETNCTVENISDNEIKCEQLNSIPAKGLDNVKEPEENVLTLTNELQSEAKAEIFQKPKDIAEELLQASNAVETSDVEKEALSSLEIKVQDNEEIASSNVDSQVVKNPEDKETSVI; via the exons ATGGCGTCGACTGCTTTGgaagagaaaattaataaGATTAGGCAAAGGAATGAAGAGATCCGGCGAAGGCATGAA GAAGTGGAAGCAGACAAACAAAATGCAGCTAAATTAAATGCCCTGGTAAAAATGGTCCCCCCGACCGATTGGCCGGAGAGAAAGGAACCACCTGAATTCTCCAATCCACCTGCTCCAAGAAGTAATGGTAATTACAAGCCAAAATCTTTTGCGAGAGAACATCGTGTGCAACAACAGCAATATCATGCTGCAGGTGGAGATGGAAAGAAGACACACGTATTTGCTGAG GGCGATGGACCACCTCCAGATCCTAGCTACAATTTTCTTGCTGACGctgaaagagaagaaagggCTAGAGATGATTTGAGAGATGATCGATTCAGAGGTCGCGGTGGATCTCAGCGAGGAACTTCTAAAAGAAGAGGCGGGGATCCGCAAGGGCATTCCAAA GATTATCGAGGATCAGCCTCGGGAACTAAGGATGCTACCAGACCAGAGTATGAAGCTTGGCGAGCTGAGCGCAATCGAATTGACGAAGCCCGAATTAGTCGCCAACGTACAGCTGAGGGTAACTGGCGTCGAGAGTGGGATAATAATAAG GTAAACGTTGCGGAAAATGAAACTGGAGCTCCAAAATCTGTGCGCCTAAATATTGGAGAGACTGTTAGAAAAGACCACAAGGAGTTCGATAAGTGGCAAAGCAATG GCAATGATCATGATTCCCCTCGTGGCCGTGGTGGAAAGCAGCATGTTAGTCGTGGTGCTCCGAGAGGATCTCCTATCAATCGAGTTTACCAGCATTCAAATTCGTTTGAGCAATATCATGGGCATACGTCACCTTCAGCTAATAAATCTGCATCTCTGTCCCCGAACGGAATTGATGAACGGACTGTTGTAGCGACTGATAAAAGTATCAAAGTTATTGTCAATCACGAGACAACTACTAGCAAGAGTCCTGTGATGAGTGTTAAAG TGAGTTCTTCAAGTATTGCTGGTACAGGCCGGGTTGGACCACGTCAAAAACCCCGCATTCTGTACAGCAGTCAATCAGAAAATGAGGCATCCAGCCACGaacatgataaatttttcaatcataaaTCTCCAGATGATAAAACAAGTCATGTTTACTTCAACCGAGATAATGATGAGCAACAGCGCTCTGTTCCAAAGAGCCCACATCCACATCGTAAGACGGATGGTAACTCTAAATCTCCGTATTTACCTAGGAAAGAATTTAAGTATGATGCACAACAGCAGAGACCTGGAGAAAACGAATCTAAATCACCATACACGCAACGAAAACAAGTTAAAGACTCTCCAAAGTCTCCGCATTTTGAAAAGAAAgccgatttttcaaatcggGACTCTAATATTAggcaaaaaaacaaatcttcGGGTGCATCTACTCATTCTCAAAAACGAACGTTTGATAAGACCAAGCATGATTCACAGAAATATACTACTccaaaaaagtttgaagagCCGTATACTCCAAAACCTCAACGAACACATAAGCGAAATGATAAATCAAAAAGTTTACACCACGGTAACTGTAGAGAAGGGCAAGAACCGAATACTAACGAAAGCAACACACAGTCAGACAATCTTAATAACGATAAATCTGAACGATCTACCAATAACCAAATTGTCAATAACAGTGAAAATTACAATGAAACCAATAATGTAAACGATATCTGTGAAAAACAATCTTCTGAGGACACTGCGCTTGTTAACGCAGTCAATGAAACCGAAAACGGAGACAAGTTTGCGTCGAAACCAATTATAAATTCAGAAAATGCCAGTCCATCTACTGGTGTGAtaggaattgaaaaaagtgatACTGATAAAATTTGCTCCATTGATACTTGTGATATAACTGACAAATCTGAACCAATGATTATACTGAACTATGAGAATACCAGTTCAGAAgaattatgtaataaaaatgctGAGAAAGAGAGTGAAATTGATTCTATGATTCCGAATTCTGATGAAGATAAAACCGGTGAACACTGTGATATTGTTGAACAAATTGAGACTAGTAACGAATTGCCAAAAGTATTAGATGAATCACAAAAAAAACCAGACATTCAAACAATTACTGAAATCAATATAGTAGACAGTACACTGGAAACAAACTGCACTGTCGAAAATATATCTGATAACGAAATTAAATGTGAACAGCTGAATTCAATTCCTGCAAAAGGCCTTGATAATGTGAAGGAGCCGGAAGAAAATGTACTCACTCTGACAAATGAACTGCAGAGTGAAGCAAAagctgaaatatttcagaagcCTAAAGATATTGCAGAAGAACTTCTGCAAGCTAGTAACGCCGTTGAGACCTCAGATGTCGAGAAAGAAGCGCTTTCATCACTGGAAATCAAGGTGCAGGATAATGAAGAAATAGCTTCAAGCAATGTAGACAGCCAAGTTGTTAAGAATCCAGAAGATAAAGAAACTTCAGTAATctaa
- the LOC107227125 gene encoding coiled-coil domain-containing protein 134: protein MQTPKMIAFYLPVFVASCTAQVQNTTPARPIGVGESTAGDSVQTDPNELLFKRLFARRREEHVEAVRGLRKMENYERQYKMIMVLAEKVFSVIQTSRDILESAEFEPGNTPFPEDANLRDALSNILENTALFGDIILHLPEISQRVLNTQPQWDTMMQWSWNFANQTRHLLDKSTNTMIHLVGQELNITTREPGYFNPYWSNAAGESIHNEDTNNKQKKRSKKEKRKKGPRMTRMEL from the exons ATGCAGACACCGAAGATGATTGCTTTTTATCTTCCTGTATTTGTCGCATCGTGCACGGCGCAGGTGCAAAATACGACGCCGGCCAGACCAATCGGCGTGGGGGAATCTACAGCCGGTGATTCAGTTCAAACTGATCCGAATGAGCTACTTT TCAAAAGACTCTTTGCCCGGCGGCGTGAGGAACATGTAGAAGCTGTTAGGGGAttaaggaaaatggaaaattatgaaagacAGTATAAAATGATCATGGTATTAgctgaaaaagttttctccgTCATCCAGACAAGCCGAGATATTTTAGAAAGCGCTGAATTTGAGCCGGGTAACACCCCATTTCCAGAGGATGCAAATCTGCGAGATG CTTTATCCAATATTCTGGAAAATACAGCACTATTTGGCGACATAATCCTTCACTTACCAGAGATTAGCCAAAGGGTGTTAAACACACAGCCGCAATGGGATACGATGATGCAGTGGTCTTGGAACTTTGCTAATCAAACCAGACACTTGCTCGATAAGTCGACTAACACAATGATACATTTGGTTGGTCAAGAGCTCAACATAACAACTCGCGAGCCTGGGTATTTTAATCCATATTGGTCGAACGCTGCTGGAGAATCCATCCATAATGAGGATACGAATAACAAGCAAAAGAAGAggtcgaaaaaagaaaaacgaaaaaaaggtCCTAGAATGACGAGAATGGagttgtaa